In the Arachis ipaensis cultivar K30076 chromosome B04, Araip1.1, whole genome shotgun sequence genome, TTAATTATTTCACCTTTCAATCATATAATTACAATCTTCTTTTTGGATTATCATTCACATGGTAGGTGTAAAAAATAGTTGTTTTTTATTGACGTGACGAGATATAATTAAATGCAAGTGTGAATCTGTTTTATATTTCATTAAAATCAAATTCTTATTTTTAATTGTTGAAGAGGAGGGGAAAAAAACTGAAGTAAATGGTTTCGTTGTGTTTAGAGTAAGGAATGGGGGACAAGAAGAAGAAGGCTCAAATGTTTGTAAAACTAGTGTCTGCTGCTGGGACTGGATTTTTCTATGTGAAGAGGAAGCCAAGGCAGTTCACAGAGAAGCTCGAGTTTCGCAAGTACGATCCAAGGGTTAACCGCCATGTTCTCTTTACAGAGGCTAAGATGAAGTGATACACCACCTTTCAGTTTCATTTCCATGATCAGGGCTCCATTCTTGTAGCTGGAACAATTTAGTACTGTTTTCTTTGAAACAGTGAGTTTGAATCATGCCAATCTGTGTGTTTTACTTCTCTGCCTTGTGTACATTTTCCTTAACTTTTTGAAGGTCTAGATTTGGTATTATCTTCTAGTTTGATGTTTGAATCTTGTTCAATGGTGATGGATTTATTCTCCCATTTTCTTTAAGACAAACATGTAAAATCAGAGAATCTAGTTCTTGTGGATTTTGAACACAAATAGCACTGAGTATACTGTGCAAAGAAAATGAATGATTTGCTTACCGGAATAGTTAAATTTTCTTACTGAATCCGTTAATAACTGTAACGGTGTACTTAATAGTTAACACTTACCTATCAGTATATTCAAGTTGACTATGTCTGCTTTACATTTGTTTTAGTGGTACTTTGTGCCAAAATTGTTTCTTTGTCCTTGATAGTCCAATATTGTGATTGCAAATTTCAATTTAGTGTTGACGCTAATCACTATTGTGTTAAAAAGTGATGTCGTTCCGAAGTATCTAAACATGATTAAAATgtgtaattttcatttaaaaaaaactaGTAGGGGTGCCTAGTATTGAATTGAGTTAGAGTAATAGAATGGAATTTTTAGTCAAATTTGTGTTTcacaaattttaattatcaaattacttctattttttatttgttagacaaattaatttttacgtcaagttttttttttattacatgTTCATACATTTAATCAAATTCTCCTCTAAACAAGTAAGTTGTCAACTTGTAACAGAAGACTTAGAACAAGAAAATTGAtttgtttaataaaataaatagtgaTGCCTtatttggtaattaaaatttatagAAAATTAAAATGTCCAAACAAAAATTCATTAAAGAGTGATTTGGCGTATTACTCGAGTTTATTTATCTAAGTACTAGATTAATAAGATGAGTGTTAATTGGTAAACAATAAATAAAGTGCAATGTTGTGCATAAACAGACAAAATATAACACATTAATAATCGTTACCTTTGGCATGATAAATAATTGACTTGGTGTATCCATTCTTCATCTTATCTGTCAGTAtccaatattttctttttattttccccACAAATAATACGATCACAAGAAACGAATACATAACCTTTTAAAAACATGTACAATTGTACATACATGATAGATGGTTGAGGACGgaagaaaaataaactaaaaaacaaTTGAATAGATATTTATAAAAAACAAATCGAGAAACCAATAACAAAAGGTCAGGATGGCCGAGTGGTCTAAGGCGCCAGACTCAAGTTCTGGTCTTCGAAAGAGGGCGTGGGTTCAAATCCCACTTCTGACATATTTTAACAACACGTCAAATTTTTTTCCTTTCGGGTTTTTTCGTTTTTTGGACATCCCTTTTGGGTCGTTAACACCTCCTCAATTTTAACTGTATGGTCTACGGATATATTGGGCTTacacttatctttttttttaatttaatattactcTACGATCTGTTGAATTGGACTTAATTTTAGCCCAGATTTTAACAGTATGCtcgcatcattctcattttccgTTCTTGTTGACATTATGCTATCAATCTGTAACCAGCAGGAGAAGAAGAGTTGTAGAAAGTCAATATTGTTTGAAGTAGGGGGAAAAAATATTAGCAACAAAATATGCaacaatcttttttctcctaGCATAAAACAGCCATCGAATGAGACTATAAGTATAATTTTGGACAATCAATCATAATGAGActataattttgtattttttcttgAATGTCAAAATGGATTTCTTATCTTGGGACATTTTACTTCCATGATACGTGTATGATTAATaagaattaatattttaaattttggcatttattttaaaaaacacGAGTTTGTCTCTAAATGTAtatatatctttaaaaaaaatatttgcacTTAACCTctataataaaatagaacaatTATATTAATCATTacgttaatataaaatataatatttgactatttttaaatttaatttaaatacaaaCATTTTCAAATATAGATTGATGtatttcattgcaactctttttaaaaaaattctgaGTCTCGCGCTCAAACACTATGAAAGAGACAACATCAGTCTCATCAACAACTTAAGGTGTATTTTGCACCTATATAAATGTATATATAGGTTAAAGAAATTCAATAATGTCCAAATCAGGAAATACATCTTGAAATGATACTTGATGGATGTGGTGCATTGTAAACAATTATGGCAAAAAATAATCGCATTGTAATAaaattagacaaaaaaaaaaatttgagtaacaataaacatcaaattattaaaagaaagaaaagtatatggaaccaagagGTTACCagctaaaaattaaacaaaaccacatttatttatattaataattaattaattttaaattttttaaattcaaaatttaaaaaatttaaaattggtaatcctaattaaaacctataaaaacctttctcttctctctcacattaacctacccacctcCAACAATTACATACACAGACTCCTCTCTCTCACCGTCAGGCTCTCTCCGCCTCCCCATCAGATTCGCCACGAGTGGTGTTGTCTTTGAGCTCAGAACGCCAAGGATCTATTTCCTAATCTTCCTCCGCAATCCTCCACTTCAGTTCTTCATGGTGGAAGGAGTTGCTCGTCGCTTTTCCTACCTAACAACTTTCCTAATGCCTCTGTTTCGTGCCACTCCTCTCTAGTCATTGCACCAATTTGTTctccatattttttatttttttgtctctGCGCAAGAACCTGATTATTATTTCTATTAGCTTAGTGCGCCTTATACTCACCGCCACTCTTCAAAAACTCCCATCCTCAATTCTGAGTATTTTGAGTCGCAGTTCATCACGATGTTGTTCTCTGCGTTTTGAGATATTAGGTGCTGTTTTGATGATTAAAGAGACTGCAAACTACACACTTGATCTTAGTCAAAAAGATTCTTTgaacaattacagaaatataaaaaaaaacattcatttaatatgaaaaaaacatcctaatacttaacaaaagaaatatccagttatattttagcaaaaataattaaatatctataaaattttaaaaaattatgaaattctgaaagaaatagagacattcacatttgtaatacaaaaaaattcgaaaaatacataaaagaacatctatttaatatgaaaaagaaacattctaatacttagcagaagaaacatccatatatattaactcgtagaAATTTTGGATTCACCTAAAGATATTTGACTGGTTTTTGGCTAATACCcttttggttccctagcattACTCAAGAATAATCATGGAATAactacataaaaaaattatacaaaattatAACTTGTACCTTAAAAGATCAACTtcgataaaaaacaaaaaatacattcttattctatgaaatagccaaaaaaaaataatgaattaaaaaaaaaaaacgcttTAGCTTTAGTTCTGAAATTTAGACTCATGAACCACACAAAAGAAACACTATATATAACCATTAGTGgcataaaattaattattgaattattaattTCAATATCAATTTACTACTATTAACATTAGTATTATATTTATAGAAATTAGAATTACAAATTTATGTTTAATCTTTCATTATTGATATCAATATCAATTTCCCACTATTAACATTAGTATTGTATATATTTATGGCAATTAGAATTATTATTGAGATATCAATatcaatttattattattaacgaATATATTATATTTATGACAATTAGACTATAAATTTAtgtctaattttttatatatatatcgaTATCAATTTGCCACTAAttatatttgatttaaaattatattgtaataattgaaaattagaattagtaaaaattaatataattatgcattaaatgttaatttttatataattataaaaaaaatattttttcaaattagATTGAGAAGAGAGAGATATTAGATTAGAATGCGCCACGTCAATATTTTTGGTGACAGAATGCTATCTGTTGTAAAATATTATAACGATGATaataattatgaaacaaaatgGACCAGTCTAATAGTTAGTTCACTAATACACTTAAAAAAGTGTTGCGAGTTTAAATTTTGTCTTATGTATACAACAATCTATTGACCAGTGACAAATCCTTAGATAGAACTTCGATCCGCAATAAATTAATCCTTGACCTATCAAGTTGAGAGATGCCATAGAAAAAAAGTTatcataaattatatatatataatcatacaaaaatatttgtaaatataagtataaattattgttgacaaaaaataataatattaattactATGTAGATATTTTAGtaacaaaatttaattaaattagtctaatAATTTATTAGGATAATAAAACTAAGATGAAGAAGGACTGAAGGAGGAGatacagaaaaaagaaaaaaaaaagaccaaGTTAAATTTagttacaaaaataattttttcacccaatatttttatttttcttaattaatatctttaaGGTCCTTGTGGttggaaaaaggaaaataaatataAGTGATGGTAAACCACCGACGATTTTTGAAGATGATATAAAAGGATCTTTCACTTTGATAATgatagaaatttttttaaaatattaaaaaatatgataaaaataagaaaaaatattaatttttttaattgggttaCACATCCATATAATTTTTCATCTAAGTCTATCCAAGCTAGTCCAACACCAAAAAAATCCAATCCCATTAAATGAACATGTATTTATGCATCCAAATTCTGGAAACGTTTAACATTCATTCATGCTTTTATTATGAAATAACGTTCTTTTTTCAACCTCGAAATCGCCACTAGAAAAGTtcaaatctctctcaaaatctctCAAACCTCCATTGTGTTTTCTGCAGAAACTGCTCCTACTCCAGAATTGTGTCAAACtttcaaaagaaagaagaaaaaacaaacaaaaacaagaaaagagaCTCCGCAAGGTATGAGAAAAATTGTTGTTATTATGTTCATTTAATTTCTCTCAAAACTCGCGTTTCTCCTAGTTCGATTTAAGGTTTAGTAGATTGAGTTGCTTCATTTAGTAGATCGGCTTATTCTGAATCCATTTTTATTGTGTAACTAGGACATACGAATAGAAAATGTGCTATTATTTTCTTTCTGTGATATATTGATCGGGTCATTGGTGTTGGTCATTtcgattcacttgattgttagtctgttcagttgagtccttgtacctgcagaaatatttttcttgatgattaaatatttatcacgttttattcagcacatgaatatTTTTCGATTCAGTGGAGTTGCttattttgattcacttgattgttagtttGTTCATTTGAATCattgtgcatgcagaaatatttttcttgatgattgaatgtttatcacgttttattcagcacatgaatgttgttcggttcagtggagttgctcattttgattcacttgattgttagtgtgttcaattgagtccttgtgcatgcagtaatatttttcttgatgattaaatgtttatcacgttttattcagcacatgaatgttGTTCGATTCAGTGGAGTtactaattttgattcacttgattaaaAAGTGTATGCTTGTGCTTGTCAGTGTATTAAGTGaattattgaccaaattttttttgTCCTTACAGCAAAAATGAAGAAGACAATGGTGACAAAGAAGGAGAAGCCGCGCTATAACGTATGCATATGTATAGAATGAGAGACCAAGTGATTCGGGCATTTGAAGCAATAAGACTCCCGAAGCCATTTGCTGTTCTCCAGCCCTTAGTGTAAATTCACATTTGGAGATTTAAATAGTAAATAGGATATACTTTGTTTGATTGGTTGTAATTAACactattttgtttaacttgtttaaaaaatAAACACTGCTTCTTtgaatgtatatatgtgaatattaatgtaaatgttattgaaaatctaatgttaatgtatatatttgATTTAAGATGGATTAATTCTTGTCCTGTCAGTCTGAGATACTAATGTATATATCTGTTAGAATTGTCTGGCTGTTGTTTTGTTCCAAGTTCACAGTGAATAGAATCAGGATATTTATCAAACATGAATAGCCCTAAAAACttaaatgaactgaaattaataCATTGGATGGACCGAAAAAGTGCATATATCACTATTACAAAAATATTTCTATCAGTATTCAGTTTCAAAATAGCTTTCTACGTAATAAACCGAACACGTTATTAAGATGAATCAATTGTGTAATACTAAATAAACGGaacattatttattatataaaatcaaatttaaaacagCTTTATGTATAATAAACCGAAcacgttattaaggtgaaacaattgtatagtactttACTCTTAGAAACCGAACctttgaagaaaagaaaagaatacaaGTAACCGAGAGTGTGAGTGACGAAAAATCATGGAACCTTAACTCTTTCGATCTCGATTTTTTAAAAtctgtaactccaataaaaaaatctaatccgataaaaatattggtattttttttctttatatattggTATCATTTTTGTTTGGTGAAAGCTGACGGTAACATAGTTTCCCTTCTCTTTGAGTTCGGTCAATTGGAGGTCTAGGAGGTACAAGtgatttctgacgttttctttTTCAGCAACTCggtcaaaaaaaattttcgaaattttcgtTGTTGTGATTTTTGTATGGAGGTAGGatttggtaactttataataattaaatatgaatttgataagtgaatgttgatttggttgattattatttgagtttgaataagtttatgttgaattattgttgttgcttgtgatttgttGGTTTGGCTATGAGGAACAGCTCAGCTGTGGTTGTTTTAATAGTTTTGCGACTGTTTAATGTGGCATTTTGAGAAAATTGATTAGATTTAGTAGTTGATTAAATTAACAGTTGAAAAAAATCGGTAACCGAAAGACTCAAAAaggattaaaatacaagtaatatttttttaaggaAAGGGCTAAGGGTTTCGATTTTGGGTATAAGAGGAAGATTAatattaaaactttatttttaaaggataatattgtatttgtatataaaaatcgaggtacaatttgtaattatataagtttttaggtattttggatattttataaaaatttagggTTATTTTTATAAGTATAAAAATAAGTGAGGGTTCAAATATaattgtataaaatattattttaaaagttttaGATAACGCAGACTCATTTAAATTACTTTATAATTCTTTTTCATAAGGCACTTAGGGAGAGGCGAGGGAATAATGCGAAGATAAATTTTATTATGAAATtataggaaagaaaagaagaagaaagaaaagaaaagaaaagaaaaatattaaagaaccTCTGCCACAGAAGAGTAGAGAGCAAAtattaaaagaatctaaagaacctcTGCTACAGAAGAGTAGAGAGCAAATATTAAAAGAATCTAACGAATCTCTGctacaggagagcagagaatatAAGAGAAAGGAATGTATTaataattaaaggaatattgccacaggagagcagagaacaaagattaaaagaACCTAACAAATTTgggccacaggagagcagagcacagaaaaaaaaaaaagaatgtatTAACTAAAGGGATATCTACCACAGGAGAGTAGAGGGCAAAGATAAAGCTTTAAAAGActatctgccacaggagagcagatgcaACCTTGTTTGGGCCTTAGAGCCAAATGTATAGTGGGAACGCCCACACACTGATAAATGTTTTCCAAATGTAAGCACATTGAAAGTCACATTGTATGCGGCTTAGCCGTAAGACTTATAAGCACACAGTATACATCTGgaaaagccatatctgggactggTGCCCGGGTacgtaatgtcgggagcgggtaggcaaccgacacatgagctcatggcctgcgatagaactagacatgcatcatccttgtttgcgTATATTTGTTTGTAattgtgttttctatgattgtgtgtgcttATGATTGGACTCTATGTTCTGTAATTGCTGAGTTGGATTGTACTTTGTTGACTGTTGTTATTtgctaaaaacataataaaacaaaCTTAACTAACTACCgtaaccctactaagaactccctaatTTTTACCCCCTATCTCTACCCCCTTTCAGCTACTGGTGCAAAGGTTTAGTATGAAGTTATAGGAGTATAGAAGATTATTTTcacaagttgagttgttagaatttattttccctttgtcatttattattttgatttttagaggggtaggacttgtaatTGAGGCTCTTTGAAATATGTCTATGTATATAAAGTTATGTGGATATATATACTTCTGTGATTAAGTGGTTTAAAATAAAATCTCCTTTCGTTTTCCTAGTAAGAGTTCTATTCGTATTCACGAAAACTCAATATTAAATAACTATAGTATGAAATTGAAGGTTTAGAGGTAAGTGACGCCTGGgattttagtacgatcatgaggtgctaaaagttaaggtgttacattatacataatgaaccgaacacctTATTAAGGTGAATCaactgtatagtactaaatgaacagaacattatctattatataaaatcaaattcaaaatagctttctgcataatgaaccgaagaCATTATTAAGTTGAATCAACTGTATAGTACTAAATAAACgtaacattatccattatataaaatcaaattcaaaacacctgtgtctacaatttagagattatcaattcaattcaattcagaacacctgcgtacattcaattcaattcaatttagcaatTGTATTCCATTCAATTTGATTCAAAAAATAATCCAAACCTCTTCCGCTTGATTCGTTTCAGAAAAATAACCCAAATCGCTCTccttcaactgatttgaagttgaatcgTTCATTATTTTGATAGAATATTGAAATCTGAAAACGAAAAAGATTAATCCAcaaatcgaagaagaaaacgaagaagaataggaagaagaaggacgagcaACAGAGAAGAACAacgagcaaaagaaaagaaaaaagaagaaggacgAACAACCGAGATTGCAGATCCGAAAATTACAATGCAAATCGTTAATGTTAAAGAATGTTTACGTTGAAGAAGAAGTTTACGTTAATAGGAGGGAGAGGAGGGCGGGTAACTTGGGGGAGGAGAGAGGCACGTTAACAAAAAAGTGTTTGGATGACTTGGTTAAGTTTTTTATATAGATGTGGAGTATTATTGTAATTTTTGAGTGGCAATGACTTTATATCTAATAAATTACTTCTGTACTTTATCCAAAATTTTGTAGAaatatttgaataataattatttaaatatacataataaaaaataaaaaatttgaactttttttttaattttttttttgccattaacgaaaaaaatgaaaaaaaaatgtaaaatcaATATTTtcgtttttattaaaaataaaaaatatttttgttagtaTATTTAAAATTGGAGACGATTTTAGTAGTTTATCCTGGATAAgcgaaagaataaaaaattaaaccatATATATCATTAAAGACTGACTTCATCTTCTTTTATTTTCCATCAATATAATTTTTATTCTATTCCTCCtctttcaatattttattttaaaaagcaACACACAAACCATATATATAAAATGTTCATAAATTATTATTCTGGTATAGTAACTATGCTAGGAGGAGGTCCCTTGCAAATTGCAATAACAAGCATAGCAGAATTTCCTTTCGCAACATATTTTGCAATCTATTGGCCTGGAGCCCCCAGCAGCTTAACTCGTCCTATTCCACCAGAACCTTCTACTTCATTACCAtttgatttggatattttttCTGTAAATTAATTAAATAGAAATGAACTTTTTAGTTCTTAAAAATTATTAAGGTACTAATATTTAGCAAGTAAACAATATACATAATAACCACCCCTAGAAAatatcaaaattaatatatatttttaacaaatatCATAAATGTcaacttttttatattttcttgatgaataatttgaccgtagaaaattacttctcaattttgacactcatttattttcaatttactcCATTATTTCTCTTCTTCACTGGGTTCTGTTAATTTTGATATCACACTGCTCGCAGTTTGAGATCATACTactcattctttatcttcaaaatctcaatttattCTTCAGTTTCAATATTTATATTATATCATAACCAATAGTGAATGAATGTGATTTTTATGATTAGAACAaccattaatttaatataataattcaAAGTGTGTAAGCATATATATACTAATAATATTGAAAGCAAAGGTAACACTAATCACCTGCTTTAAGAGTTAGAAGAAATTTCAGGATAATTTCTACAAGCAGCTACTTTTGAAGGATTGAGAACaaccatagctaataataagagtCCTAAAATGTGTATTGTATTTTTGGCCATTTTTCTTGAGTAAGGAACTAAGATCAGATTCAAAAGTTATCAAGTGAATTGAATTTGATATATATTTTgtacatatataaagagagacAGAGAAAAAAAATACACGTACCATATATATACATTGAGAGATCGATAATATTACAgagataatatttaaatttattttatataatataatatctNNNNNNNNNNNNNNNNNNNNNNNNNNNNNNNNNNNNNNNNNNNNNNNNNNNNNNNNNNNNNNNNNNNNNNNNNNNNNNNNNNNNNNNNNNNNNNTATACGTAACATTTATAATGTTACATATTTATtacatttaaattatttttttttctcaaacaTTATTTACGAGAGATATATAATATGAACACATCAGATTGACTACAACATTTATTGTAAGATAATAAACTGATGAAGCATGGTTATTGCTATTCAGCCATGCTATTTAATAATTGTATGAGTGTGAATTAACGCGGCATATCCAGCAAAAATTTGGTATGTAGCATCATATCAACTTAAAATTATAAGAAAACTACAAAATATttactaacaaaaaaaattaaacaaaaaatatatataataattattactataaatattttataaaattataaataaaattaaatttaaaaattttttaatattaaaaataattaatatttgtcttaactaatttaaattagattaACAGTTATTTTATCCGTACGCTTAATAAACAAGTATTAGAGATTTAAATCATGCCTTGtgtatgtaataatttattgactaaCGATAGATTCTTAATAAATAGAACATCAATACGTGCTGAATTAGTTTTTGACCTGTCTAGTTAAAAAGCGGTAGATCCTTAATAAATAGAACATTTACGTGATGGATTAGTTCTCGGCCTATCCAGTTAagaaatatttttaaagtagaaCAATTTTTCGTTGATAACAATATTTATAGAgatttgtttttgttaaaatttacttGGGACAGTTTTATTTattggtatcatattcattcttGAAGTCAAAACACTATGATtaatattgtttttggttaaaacttTATATTTTATGACATGATTTTCAAGTTTTTAAACTTATAAATTTATGCCATTACAAATTAAAAGCTATTAGATTGGCTAATAATATCTTTAACATTACTAAAATACTATTGTTGAGTTTAGTTTGTAGGAAAAGAAACCAATAtaacaacttttgttattcaatatataatataTTCAATTAGAAAATGTACTGGAAGTCTCCGGTACGGGTTGAGAGGTGGATCGGAAACTTGCGGATCGAGGCAGATGCTGGATCacctgactggagcaatggggggaggtacctgcaaagacactccgacgctcaagtcagaatggatctaagaggtagaaagtgtgaggaatgaatgaatacctgggagGACTTGGGTCCTTTATTTATAGACGGTGgtggttatcttatcttatcttgtttgggtAAGATAAGGGGGACGTTCGAATTCGAAAGTCGGTTGGGAGTTTCTAGAGGGCCGATTTCGGGCCTTCCAGAAGAGTGAGGTGGGTTTGGACCTGGGAAACCGGGACTGGGTTTGATCCTGGGTTCGGGATCCGTGGGTAGGATCCGTAATAGTTGCCCCCCGCAGCGGGAGGGCAAGTAAGATCGGCCTGTCGCTGGGAGGTGTGGTTTCGACCGTGGGTTAGGTCGGTTTGTCGTTAGAGGATGTGGTTTCGACCGTGGGTTAGGTCGGTTTGTCGCTAGAGGATGTAGCCTCGGCCGCGAGTTAGGTCGGTTTGTCGCTAGAGGATGTAGCCTCGGCCGCGAGTTTAGGTCGGCTTGTCGTGTCGGCCTGATCTTTTTTGGGGTCGTGGCGAGGTTTTGCTTGGCCGTTTTACGCGACTCTTCTGTACCCAACGTGCCCGTTGCGTTTTTCGAGGCGTACTTTATTGGTTTCTTTTTCCAAGGGGCATTTATTACGAGGGGACGTTTTTTGGGCGTTTTTCCTCTATTGCCCctgtgtgctattttattgttcaGGGTTATTTGCGTCTTTTCTGCCCCCTTTTCGAAACCGTTTTTTGGCTTTCCGCTTCTCTTCCCTCTATTACTTCACTTCCCTTTATtacttcattttcttttgttttctctctTGGAAAAATTCTTCTTCCTTCTGTGGATTCCTCTTGGTGATGCTACTGTTTCTTCTTCTCAAGCTCTTTCCAGGCTCACTTTCTG is a window encoding:
- the LOC107639792 gene encoding uncharacterized protein LOC107639792: MGDKKKKAQMFVKLVSAAGTGFFYVKRKPRQFTEKLEFRKYDPRVNRHVLFTEAKMK